In Gordonia phthalatica, one genomic interval encodes:
- a CDS encoding potassium channel family protein, with amino-acid sequence MKVAIAGAGAVGRAIARELLVNEHDVTLFEKNRTHIDPVAVPGANWVHADACELSDLEAAGLQTFDVMIAATGDDKANLVVSLLATTEFAVSRVVARVNDPRNEWLFNEDWGIDVAVSTPRMLASLVEEAVTVGDLVRLMTFRQGQANLVELTLPDDTPLAGKAVRRLKLPRDVALVAIIRGRRVIVPQSDDPLEGGDELVFIAPEESEDELHQTIKAPI; translated from the coding sequence GTGAAAGTCGCCATCGCCGGAGCAGGCGCCGTCGGTCGGGCCATCGCCCGTGAACTCCTCGTCAACGAGCACGACGTGACCCTGTTCGAGAAGAACCGGACGCACATCGACCCGGTCGCCGTCCCCGGCGCCAACTGGGTGCACGCGGACGCCTGCGAGCTGTCCGATCTGGAGGCCGCCGGCCTGCAGACCTTCGACGTGATGATCGCGGCGACCGGTGACGACAAGGCCAACCTGGTCGTCAGCCTGCTCGCCACCACCGAGTTCGCCGTCAGCCGCGTCGTGGCGCGCGTCAACGACCCCCGCAACGAATGGCTGTTCAACGAGGACTGGGGCATCGACGTCGCGGTGTCGACGCCCCGCATGCTCGCCTCACTCGTCGAGGAGGCGGTGACGGTCGGCGACCTGGTCCGTCTGATGACCTTCCGTCAGGGCCAGGCGAACCTCGTCGAACTGACCCTCCCGGACGACACTCCCCTTGCGGGCAAGGCCGTCCGACGGCTGAAGCTGCCGCGCGACGTGGCACTCGTCGCGATCATCCGCGGCCGCCGCGTGATCGTCCCCCAATCCGACGACCCGCTCGAGGGCGGAGACGAGCTCGTCTTCATCGCCCCGGAGGAGTCCGAGGACGAATTGCACCAGACGATCAAGGCGCCCATTTAA
- the ppgK gene encoding polyphosphate--glucose phosphotransferase, which yields MPNAQVTVLASDHSPSPSSHLGFGIDIGGSGVKGAIVDLRTGEFVGDRHRIPTPQPATPAAVADTAAQIVDHFGWTGPVGLTVPGVVRDGVMRSAANIDGTWKGTDLNTLFSERLGGRRVSVLNDADAAGIAEQRFGGGAEITEGTVILLTFGTGIGSALIYNGTLVPNTEFGHLEVDGKEAEHQASAKVREDKGWSLAKWTKKVSKVLTHYEAIFSPALFIVGGGISRKGDQWIPLLTNETPVVAAKLRNTAGIVGAAIAVDEGLSF from the coding sequence ATGCCCAACGCACAGGTCACTGTGTTGGCCTCCGACCATTCCCCCAGTCCTTCATCACATCTCGGCTTCGGCATCGACATCGGCGGTTCCGGAGTCAAGGGCGCGATCGTCGACCTCCGCACCGGCGAGTTCGTCGGTGATCGTCACCGGATCCCCACCCCGCAGCCGGCGACACCCGCCGCGGTCGCCGACACCGCCGCCCAGATCGTCGACCACTTCGGGTGGACCGGTCCCGTCGGTCTCACCGTCCCCGGCGTGGTGCGCGACGGCGTCATGCGGTCGGCAGCGAACATCGACGGCACGTGGAAGGGAACCGACCTGAACACGTTGTTCAGCGAGCGTCTCGGCGGCCGCCGGGTGTCGGTGCTGAACGACGCCGACGCGGCAGGCATCGCCGAGCAGCGGTTCGGCGGCGGCGCGGAGATCACCGAGGGCACCGTCATCCTGCTCACCTTCGGCACCGGGATCGGTTCGGCCCTGATCTACAACGGCACCCTGGTGCCGAACACGGAGTTCGGCCACCTGGAGGTCGACGGCAAGGAGGCCGAACATCAGGCGTCCGCGAAAGTCCGGGAGGACAAGGGCTGGTCGCTTGCCAAGTGGACCAAGAAGGTCTCGAAGGTGCTGACGCACTACGAGGCGATCTTCTCCCCCGCACTCTTCATCGTCGGCGGCGGCATCAGCCGCAAGGGCGATCAGTGGATCCCGCTCTTGACCAACGAGACGCCGGTCGTCGCCGCGAAACTGCGCAACACCGCCGGAATCGTGGGGGCGGCGATCGCGGTCGACGAGGGCCTGTCGTTCTGA
- a CDS encoding alpha/beta hydrolase, whose amino-acid sequence MTVLVVMPGTGSDADFVARAFGPAAAEHGARLVALEPTADLVSGYWTRLDAVAAEADEILVGGVSIGAAIAVDWALRSAYASRCAGVFAALPPWSGPVGDSLAALSARITADAVERDGLEPTIAQMTASSPPWLAAELSRSWRSLADHGLLAQLRTASTYTAPTLDAIAGLRVPLGVAAAPDDPLHPIDVGREWVAAVPRGALREVPLTEFGPAEHLLGGACLTAWREASAATPAEA is encoded by the coding sequence ATGACCGTCCTCGTGGTGATGCCCGGCACAGGCTCCGACGCCGACTTCGTGGCCCGCGCCTTCGGGCCTGCGGCCGCCGAACACGGCGCCCGGCTGGTGGCCTTGGAGCCGACCGCCGACCTGGTCAGCGGCTACTGGACCAGGCTCGACGCCGTCGCCGCCGAGGCGGACGAGATCCTCGTGGGCGGGGTCTCGATCGGCGCGGCCATCGCCGTGGACTGGGCCCTGCGGTCCGCGTACGCGTCGCGGTGCGCGGGCGTCTTCGCCGCGCTCCCCCCGTGGAGCGGTCCGGTGGGCGACTCGCTGGCCGCCCTGTCCGCCCGGATCACCGCCGACGCCGTCGAGCGCGACGGGCTGGAACCGACCATCGCACAGATGACCGCGAGCAGTCCGCCGTGGTTGGCGGCGGAACTGTCCCGCTCGTGGCGCTCGCTCGCCGATCACGGACTGCTGGCGCAGTTGCGGACTGCCTCGACATACACGGCACCGACCCTCGACGCCATCGCCGGACTCCGGGTTCCGCTCGGAGTGGCCGCGGCACCCGACGATCCGCTGCACCCGATCGACGTCGGCCGCGAGTGGGTCGCCGCCGTTCCGCGCGGAGCCCTGCGCGAGGTCCCGCTCACCGAGTTCGGCCCCGCCGAGCACCTGCTCGGCGGGGCCTGCCTGACCGCGTGGCGCGAGGCCTCAGCGGCGACGCCTGCGGAAGCGTGA
- a CDS encoding OB-fold nucleic acid binding domain-containing protein: MADSGLLKRLGRMLTEDLDEIEDDRIQRECRAPGAQRAVDCVRGDEATMVGELRSVQTCSRSTKAGVSAEFFDGTDTVVLKWMGRNRIPGIEPGRRVTVRGRVAEVDGAKLMYNPYYELHAADE, translated from the coding sequence ATGGCTGACTCGGGTCTGCTCAAACGGCTCGGACGGATGCTGACCGAAGATCTCGATGAGATCGAAGACGATCGGATCCAACGGGAATGTCGTGCGCCCGGCGCACAACGTGCGGTCGACTGCGTCCGCGGTGACGAGGCGACGATGGTCGGCGAACTGCGCTCGGTTCAGACCTGTTCCCGCAGCACCAAGGCGGGCGTCTCCGCGGAGTTCTTCGACGGCACCGACACCGTCGTCCTGAAATGGATGGGACGCAATCGCATCCCGGGCATCGAGCCGGGCCGCCGGGTCACGGTCCGCGGCCGCGTCGCCGAAGTCGACGGCGCGAAGCTCATGTACAACCCGTACTACGAACTCCACGCCGCCGACGAGTGA
- a CDS encoding inositol monophosphatase family protein, translated as MRSPGYSVVPTELADIARRVAERAAEHVRGRRGELFAPTGTRAVDDAVSAKSTPTDPVTVADTETEALVRELLRQERPDDEILGEEAGGSVAVPNGVRWVVDPIDGTVNFLYGIPAYAVSVAAQVDGRSVAGAVVDVARGVTYWAAVGEGAWAAGLGAADADPVRLSCNPITDVGLALVATGFAYSRERRVRQGALIGRLLPEVRDIRRVGAAAIDLCMVASGAVDAHVEHGLSPWDWAAGGLIAAEAGARVVLPPADSRSADGHATIAAAPGIADQFIATLDRIGACAALPD; from the coding sequence GTGAGGTCTCCCGGATATTCTGTTGTGCCCACCGAACTCGCCGACATCGCCCGTCGCGTCGCCGAACGCGCCGCCGAGCACGTTCGCGGTCGACGCGGTGAACTGTTCGCCCCCACCGGCACCCGTGCGGTCGACGACGCGGTCTCGGCCAAATCGACGCCGACCGACCCGGTGACGGTCGCGGACACCGAGACCGAGGCCCTGGTCCGCGAACTGCTGCGTCAGGAGCGCCCGGACGACGAGATCCTCGGGGAGGAGGCCGGCGGCTCGGTCGCGGTGCCGAACGGGGTGCGCTGGGTGGTGGACCCGATCGACGGGACCGTCAACTTCCTGTACGGCATCCCCGCCTATGCGGTGTCCGTCGCCGCCCAGGTGGACGGCCGCTCGGTGGCCGGCGCGGTGGTCGACGTCGCGCGCGGGGTCACGTACTGGGCGGCGGTCGGCGAGGGCGCGTGGGCGGCGGGACTCGGTGCCGCGGACGCCGACCCCGTGCGGTTGTCGTGCAATCCGATCACCGATGTCGGTCTCGCGCTCGTCGCCACCGGCTTCGCGTACTCCCGCGAGCGTCGCGTCCGACAGGGCGCACTGATCGGTCGGCTGCTGCCGGAGGTCCGCGACATCCGGCGCGTCGGCGCCGCCGCCATCGACCTGTGCATGGTGGCCTCGGGCGCGGTGGACGCGCACGTGGAGCACGGGCTGAGCCCGTGGGACTGGGCGGCCGGCGGACTGATCGCGGCCGAGGCCGGTGCGCGCGTGGTCCTGCCCCCGGCCGACTCCCGGTCGGCGGACGGACACGCCACCATCGCGGCGGCTCCGGGCATCGCCGACCAGTTCATCGCGACGCTGGACCGGATCGGCGCCTGCGCGGCCCTGCCGGACTAG
- a CDS encoding DUF3093 domain-containing protein, which produces MTQAAPQPSSSSRPDRFHERLTVPWWWWIASLVVVGLLGYEVNLAAYRQTWSYGAYPVLALLLGWLLYSMGRTPLRVDADGDLHAGKATLPADVISRGAVIAASQRSAAMGRQLDPAAYVIHRAWVKTMVLVVLDDPDDPTPYWLLSTRHPEQVLAALGLGDAGRDAETKNAAQS; this is translated from the coding sequence GTGACTCAAGCAGCCCCGCAGCCCTCGTCCTCGTCGCGACCGGACCGCTTCCATGAACGTCTCACCGTCCCGTGGTGGTGGTGGATCGCCTCCCTGGTCGTCGTCGGACTCCTCGGCTACGAGGTCAACCTGGCCGCCTACCGTCAGACCTGGAGTTACGGCGCCTACCCGGTTCTCGCACTCCTCCTGGGGTGGCTGCTCTACTCGATGGGCCGCACTCCCCTGCGCGTCGACGCCGACGGCGATCTCCACGCCGGCAAGGCCACCCTCCCCGCGGACGTCATCTCGCGCGGTGCCGTCATCGCCGCCAGTCAGCGCAGCGCGGCCATGGGCAGGCAGCTCGACCCGGCGGCGTATGTCATCCACCGCGCATGGGTCAAGACCATGGTCCTGGTGGTCCTCGACGACCCCGACGATCCGACGCCGTACTGGCTGCTGTCCACTCGGCACCCCGAACAGGTGCTCGCCGCCCTCGGTCTGGGCGACGCAGGCCGTGACGCGGAGACGAAGAACGCCGCGCAGAGCTGA
- the dut gene encoding dUTP diphosphatase: MTSPVTPDTYPPLRIRRLDPDLPLPVRAHPDDAGIDLYAAIDLVLAPGRRQVVGTGIAIALPVGTVGLIHPRSGLAARAGLSIVNTPGTIDAGYRGEIKICLINLDPEAPITIARGDRIAQLLVQRVELSPVVEVDELDDTERGAGGYGSSGGHASLNS; this comes from the coding sequence GTGACCTCGCCTGTGACGCCTGATACGTATCCGCCGCTGCGGATTCGACGTTTGGATCCCGACCTGCCGCTCCCGGTGCGCGCGCACCCGGACGATGCCGGAATCGACCTGTACGCGGCCATCGATCTGGTCCTGGCCCCCGGCAGACGCCAGGTGGTCGGCACCGGAATCGCCATCGCGCTGCCGGTCGGCACCGTCGGCCTCATCCATCCGCGGTCCGGCCTCGCGGCGCGAGCGGGTCTGTCGATCGTCAACACACCCGGCACCATCGACGCCGGCTACCGCGGCGAGATCAAGATCTGTCTGATCAACCTGGATCCCGAGGCGCCGATCACCATCGCCCGCGGTGACCGGATCGCGCAGCTGCTGGTGCAGCGCGTGGAATTGTCACCGGTGGTGGAGGTGGACGAACTCGACGACACCGAGCGCGGCGCCGGCGGCTACGGGTCCAGCGGCGGCCATGCGAGCCTGAACTCTTAA
- a CDS encoding potassium channel family protein: MRVIIMGCGRVGSALARAMSNLGHDVVVIDRDETAFRRLGDEFVGRTVTGVGFDRDVLSEAGIRDCDAFAAVSSGDNSNIIAARVARETFDVDRVVARIYDAKRAAVFERLGIPTVATVPWTTQRFVAALGETSSTPVWHDPSGELVMAVIEFHESWIGSDAAHFQELTGARVAFLSRMGQIVLPDQRTVIQDEDVLYVAVLGNNAAHARAIAGAEMPRE; this comes from the coding sequence GTGCGCGTCATCATCATGGGTTGCGGCCGAGTCGGGTCTGCACTGGCGAGGGCCATGTCGAACCTCGGTCACGACGTGGTCGTGATCGACCGCGACGAGACGGCCTTCCGGCGGCTCGGCGACGAGTTCGTCGGCCGGACCGTCACCGGCGTCGGCTTCGACCGCGACGTCCTCAGCGAGGCCGGGATCAGAGACTGCGACGCCTTCGCGGCGGTCTCGTCCGGCGACAACTCCAACATCATCGCCGCGCGCGTGGCCCGCGAGACGTTCGACGTCGATCGCGTCGTCGCCCGCATCTACGACGCCAAGCGCGCCGCCGTCTTCGAGCGCCTCGGCATCCCGACCGTCGCCACCGTCCCCTGGACCACGCAGCGGTTCGTCGCGGCGCTCGGCGAGACGTCGAGCACCCCGGTGTGGCACGACCCGTCGGGCGAACTGGTGATGGCCGTCATCGAGTTCCACGAGTCGTGGATCGGATCCGACGCCGCACACTTCCAGGAGCTGACCGGCGCCCGCGTCGCCTTCCTGTCCCGGATGGGCCAGATCGTGCTCCCGGATCAACGAACGGTGATCCAGGATGAGGACGTCCTGTACGTCGCCGTCCTGGGGAACAATGCCGCCCACGCGCGCGCCATCGCCGGCGCCGAGATGCCTCGGGAGTGA
- a CDS encoding DUF4193 domain-containing protein produces the protein MATDYDAPRRSNDDDIAPDSLEELKARRNEAKAAAVDVDEGDTAESFELPGADLSGEELSVRVVPKQDDEFTCSSCFLVYHRNRLAEQHGNQMICVDCA, from the coding sequence ATGGCAACCGATTACGACGCTCCGCGTCGCAGCAACGATGACGACATCGCCCCGGATTCGCTGGAGGAGCTGAAGGCTCGTCGCAATGAAGCGAAAGCCGCTGCGGTCGACGTCGACGAGGGCGATACCGCTGAATCGTTCGAGCTGCCGGGTGCGGATCTGTCGGGCGAAGAGCTCTCGGTCCGTGTGGTTCCGAAGCAGGACGACGAGTTCACGTGCTCGAGCTGCTTCCTCGTCTACCACCGCAATCGCCTGGCCGAACAGCACGGCAACCAGATGATCTGCGTCGACTGCGCTTAG
- a CDS encoding globin domain-containing protein, whose product MISSDTKKVLAATLPVVEGALPEITPKFYDRMFTARPELLRDMFNRTNQVSGGQPQVLAGAIAAFARLQLEADPKQLRFIIDRIAHKHASLGIVPDQYPIVHEHLFAAIVDVLGEAVTPEVAAAWDELYWEMADVLINREAELYADAGVDVGDVWQQARVSARTLVSPDAVSFTLTGVDGAPLGAFVPGQYISIQAEMEDGAHQIRQYSLTGSTADPEWHISVKLDGEVSSHLHENVFEGDVIRVSTPFGDLTLPEGDDPLLLASAGIGCTPVIGLLNHLVSTGDTRPVTVLHADRSRSRQPHRGDLADLVDQLPSAELVQWYERGLATDDATHIGLMNIDQVEIAPDTVALLCGPSGFLGAIRSALLDKNVPEDRIHYETFGVLAK is encoded by the coding sequence ATGATCTCGTCCGACACCAAGAAGGTGCTCGCAGCCACCCTTCCCGTCGTCGAAGGCGCGCTGCCGGAGATCACACCCAAGTTCTACGACCGGATGTTCACCGCCCGGCCCGAACTCCTCCGCGACATGTTCAACCGGACCAATCAGGTCTCCGGCGGACAGCCGCAGGTGCTCGCGGGCGCGATCGCCGCGTTCGCTCGACTCCAGTTGGAGGCCGACCCGAAGCAGTTGCGCTTCATCATCGACCGGATCGCGCACAAGCACGCCTCGCTCGGCATCGTCCCCGACCAGTACCCGATCGTGCACGAGCACCTGTTCGCGGCGATCGTCGACGTGCTCGGCGAGGCGGTGACCCCGGAGGTCGCCGCCGCCTGGGACGAACTGTACTGGGAGATGGCCGACGTGCTGATCAACCGCGAAGCCGAGCTGTACGCCGACGCCGGCGTCGATGTCGGCGACGTCTGGCAGCAGGCCCGCGTCAGCGCCCGGACCCTGGTCTCCCCGGATGCCGTGTCGTTCACCCTCACCGGAGTCGACGGCGCACCGCTCGGCGCCTTCGTTCCGGGGCAGTACATCTCGATCCAGGCCGAGATGGAGGACGGCGCCCACCAGATCCGCCAGTACAGCCTCACCGGTTCCACCGCGGATCCCGAATGGCACATCAGCGTGAAGCTCGACGGCGAGGTGTCCAGTCACCTGCACGAGAACGTCTTCGAGGGCGACGTGATCCGCGTCAGCACCCCGTTCGGCGACCTGACGCTCCCCGAGGGCGACGACCCGCTGCTGCTCGCCTCGGCGGGCATCGGCTGCACCCCGGTCATCGGCCTGCTGAACCACCTGGTCTCGACGGGTGACACCCGCCCGGTCACGGTGCTGCACGCCGATCGCTCGCGCAGCCGTCAACCGCACCGCGGTGACCTGGCCGACCTGGTCGACCAGCTGCCGTCGGCGGAACTGGTGCAGTGGTACGAGCGCGGTCTGGCCACCGACGACGCCACCCACATCGGGTTGATGAACATCGATCAGGTGGAGATCGCTCCCGACACCGTCGCGCTGCTCTGCGGACCATCCGGATTCCTGGGCGCCATCCGCAGCGCGCTGCTCGACAAGAACGTCCCCGAGGATCGCATCCACTACGAGACGTTCGGCGTCCTCGCTAAGTAG
- a CDS encoding RrF2 family transcriptional regulator produces MQLTRFTDIGLRIVMALAADPENTHTSRQLADDLHLSYTHVAKVVSRLAELGVVNSRRGRSGGLVITELGPQAGVGWLARHLEGDDEIVECEGATPCPLRAACRLRTALAAAQDAFYTSLDRLTVEDLIADPTGAQLLTLLPGPPVAADDDLAIPRRTQSCAFGGRNDQQ; encoded by the coding sequence ATGCAGTTGACACGGTTCACCGACATCGGCCTCCGCATCGTCATGGCACTCGCGGCCGACCCGGAGAACACCCACACCTCGCGGCAGCTCGCCGACGACCTCCACCTGAGCTACACCCACGTGGCGAAGGTCGTCAGCAGGCTCGCCGAACTCGGTGTGGTCAACTCCCGCCGCGGGCGTTCCGGCGGCCTCGTCATCACCGAGCTGGGCCCGCAAGCCGGTGTCGGCTGGCTGGCCCGCCACCTCGAGGGCGACGACGAGATCGTCGAATGCGAGGGCGCCACCCCGTGCCCCCTGCGTGCGGCGTGCCGACTGCGCACCGCCCTGGCAGCCGCCCAGGACGCCTTCTACACCAGCCTCGATCGGCTGACGGTCGAAGACCTGATCGCCGATCCGACGGGCGCGCAGCTCCTGACGCTGCTGCCCGGCCCACCGGTCGCCGCAGACGACGACCTCGCAATCCCCCGCCGGACGCAGTCGTGCGCCTTCGGCGGCCGTAATGATCAGCAGTGA
- a CDS encoding DUF3710 domain-containing protein yields the protein MTAEKYSIGDNAGPYDIADLATPPAELANSHLDLGSVLMPVVEGGQVTVEMSATHEPEAVYLVTPVGRIGMHAFAAPRTGGQWREVVRELAESLRADGAQTSIEDGHWGREIIARVPGGSHRFIGVDGPRWMIRCVASGPDESETQLAQLARAVLAETVVRRGTEPFPPRDLLPIVLPQVLAEQVLAAQQQMAADTAAEAGVDAETGAFPSQPLSEAPGAAAADEPATPEDVIPGGAVAQSASATIYTDDVEPEPVPDAEVEPHVDGAPQVEEEKPAPSKGSAMSRFRRRRR from the coding sequence ATGACTGCAGAGAAGTATTCGATCGGCGACAACGCCGGACCGTACGACATCGCCGATCTGGCGACGCCGCCCGCCGAACTCGCCAACTCGCACCTCGACCTCGGTTCCGTGCTGATGCCGGTCGTGGAGGGCGGACAGGTGACCGTCGAGATGTCGGCGACGCACGAGCCCGAGGCCGTCTACCTGGTGACACCGGTCGGCCGGATCGGCATGCACGCGTTCGCGGCTCCGCGGACCGGTGGCCAGTGGCGCGAGGTGGTTCGGGAACTGGCCGAGTCGCTCCGTGCGGACGGCGCGCAGACCTCCATCGAGGACGGCCACTGGGGGCGCGAGATCATCGCCCGGGTCCCCGGCGGCAGCCACCGCTTCATCGGCGTCGACGGACCCCGCTGGATGATCCGCTGCGTCGCCAGCGGCCCCGACGAGTCGGAGACGCAGTTGGCGCAGTTGGCGCGGGCCGTGCTGGCCGAGACCGTGGTGCGACGCGGCACCGAGCCGTTCCCGCCGCGGGACCTGCTGCCGATCGTGCTGCCGCAGGTGCTCGCCGAGCAGGTGTTGGCCGCCCAGCAGCAGATGGCGGCCGACACCGCCGCCGAGGCCGGGGTGGATGCCGAGACCGGTGCCTTCCCGTCCCAGCCGCTGTCGGAGGCTCCCGGCGCGGCCGCGGCGGACGAACCAGCGACCCCCGAGGACGTGATCCCGGGCGGTGCCGTCGCGCAGAGCGCGTCGGCCACCATCTACACCGATGACGTCGAACCGGAACCTGTTCCCGACGCCGAGGTCGAGCCGCACGTCGACGGCGCGCCGCAGGTGGAGGAGGAGAAGCCGGCCCCGTCGAAGGGATCGGCGATGTCACGCTTCCGCAGGCGTCGCCGCTGA
- the cei gene encoding envelope integrity protein Cei yields the protein MVSKIATGYTTDVKGRPFRRRRMVPALIVVAVLAVAAITTWTVVLTGGGDEARPTDCNMPVASPSAKPGAPAPVELKPVSETDMLSVAPAGLTTFRVSVLNAAAERGSARSVSDDLVTEGFVPGEPAYGDDTIYTDRNLHCVAQIRFGQAGQAAAAAVWLAAPCAQLVNDGRKGTDVDLVLGEYHTSTRPSQDTQAALEALRSVDPKNPKTAIDRSLIESVHNQPC from the coding sequence GTGGTCTCGAAGATCGCCACCGGCTACACGACCGATGTGAAGGGCCGCCCGTTCCGGCGTCGCCGGATGGTGCCCGCACTGATCGTCGTCGCGGTCTTGGCCGTCGCCGCCATCACCACCTGGACCGTGGTCCTGACCGGCGGCGGTGACGAAGCCCGCCCGACCGACTGCAACATGCCCGTCGCATCGCCGTCGGCGAAACCCGGTGCACCGGCTCCCGTCGAACTGAAGCCGGTCAGCGAGACCGACATGCTGAGCGTGGCCCCCGCGGGCCTGACGACCTTCCGGGTCTCCGTGTTGAACGCCGCCGCCGAGCGCGGGTCGGCCCGCAGCGTCAGCGACGACCTGGTGACCGAGGGATTCGTCCCCGGCGAACCCGCCTACGGTGACGACACGATCTACACCGACCGCAACCTGCACTGCGTCGCCCAGATCCGGTTCGGTCAGGCCGGGCAGGCCGCCGCGGCCGCCGTCTGGCTCGCCGCTCCCTGCGCCCAGCTGGTCAACGACGGCCGCAAGGGCACCGACGTCGACCTGGTCCTCGGCGAGTACCACACCAGCACCCGCCCGAGCCAGGACACGCAGGCCGCGCTCGAAGCACTCCGCTCGGTGGACCCGAAGAACCCGAAGACCGCGATCGACCGGTCCCTGATCGAGTCCGTGCACAACCAGCCCTGCTAG
- a CDS encoding RNA polymerase sigma factor, with protein MATTKSTDAAVEATGDEPVAAKKAPAKKAPAKKAPAKKAAAKKTAAKKTAAKKTAAKKTAAKKTAAKKTAAKRAGTKAADPSVDVDENEQGEGLDDVDDSQIDLADEDLVIEDDDDDDDDVKPAAKKTARKATKSTRTTKKKDAESKPDFVWDEEESEALRQARKDAELTASADSVRAYLKQIGKVALLNAEEEVELAKRIEAGLFATERLRRVMESGEKLSVAQRRDLSWISRDGNRAKNHLLEANLRLVVSLAKRYTGRGMAFLDLIQEGNLGLIRAVEKFDYTKGYKFSTYATWWIRQAITRAMADQARTIRIPVHMVEVINKLGRIQRELLQDLGREPTPEELAKEMDITPEKVLEIQQYAREPISLDQTIGDEGDSQLGDFIEDSEAVVAVDAVSFTLLQDQLQDVLDTLSEREAGVVRLRFGLTDGQPRTLDEIGQVYGVTRERIRQIESKTMSKLRHPSRSQVLRDYLD; from the coding sequence GTGGCAACCACCAAGTCCACCGACGCAGCAGTTGAAGCCACCGGAGATGAGCCGGTAGCAGCCAAGAAGGCCCCCGCCAAGAAGGCGCCGGCCAAGAAGGCACCCGCTAAGAAGGCTGCAGCGAAGAAGACCGCGGCCAAGAAGACGGCAGCCAAGAAGACCGCTGCGAAGAAGACCGCGGCCAAGAAGACGGCAGCGAAGAAGACCGCGGCCAAGCGTGCGGGAACCAAGGCCGCCGATCCGTCGGTCGACGTCGACGAGAACGAGCAGGGCGAGGGCCTCGACGACGTCGACGATTCGCAGATCGATCTCGCCGACGAGGATCTGGTCATCGAAGACGATGACGATGATGACGACGATGTGAAGCCTGCGGCCAAGAAGACCGCACGCAAGGCCACCAAGTCGACGCGCACCACCAAGAAGAAGGACGCCGAGAGCAAGCCCGACTTCGTCTGGGACGAAGAGGAGTCCGAGGCGCTCCGGCAGGCCCGCAAGGACGCCGAGCTCACGGCCTCGGCCGACTCGGTCCGCGCCTACCTCAAGCAGATCGGTAAGGTCGCCCTCCTGAATGCCGAGGAGGAGGTCGAGCTCGCCAAGCGCATCGAGGCCGGCCTGTTCGCCACTGAGCGCCTGCGTCGCGTGATGGAGTCCGGCGAGAAGCTGTCGGTCGCTCAGCGTCGCGATCTGTCGTGGATCTCCCGCGACGGCAACCGCGCCAAGAACCACCTCCTCGAAGCGAACCTCCGACTGGTCGTCTCGCTGGCCAAGCGCTACACCGGCCGCGGCATGGCGTTCCTCGATCTGATCCAGGAGGGCAACCTGGGTCTGATCCGCGCCGTCGAGAAGTTCGACTACACCAAGGGCTACAAGTTCTCGACCTACGCCACGTGGTGGATCCGCCAGGCCATCACCCGCGCGATGGCCGACCAGGCTCGCACCATCCGCATCCCGGTGCACATGGTGGAGGTCATCAACAAGCTCGGCCGCATCCAGCGCGAACTGCTCCAGGACCTCGGCCGCGAGCCGACTCCGGAAGAGCTCGCCAAGGAGATGGACATCACGCCGGAGAAGGTACTGGAGATCCAGCAGTACGCCCGTGAGCCGATCTCCCTGGACCAGACCATCGGCGACGAGGGCGACAGCCAGCTCGGCGACTTCATCGAGGACTCCGAGGCCGTCGTGGCCGTCGACGCCGTCAGCTTCACGCTGCTGCAGGATCAGCTGCAGGACGTGCTCGACACGCTCTCCGAGCGTGAGGCGGGCGTCGTGCGCCTGCGCTTCGGCCTCACCGACGGGCAGCCGCGCACCCTGGACGAGATCGGTCAGGTCTACGGCGTGACGCGCGAGCGCATCCGGCAGATCGAGTCGAAGACGATGAGCAAGCTCCGCCACCCGAGCCGCTCCCAGGTGCTCCGCGACTACCTGGACTAG